In Perca fluviatilis chromosome 14, GENO_Pfluv_1.0, whole genome shotgun sequence, a genomic segment contains:
- the LOC120572750 gene encoding mucin-2-like, producing MEYHSGGSLPLLGRPRYCPGANANGGYLCETGHCCGETGCCTYYYELWWFWLLWTVLILFSCCCAYRHRRAKQRVQQQQRQREISLLAYHGANSYPSSMLDLSFLASLKLPSYEEVAAQPSTPPPPYSSVFTSPRYPQPPRAADPHLLTQHDPLLHRPISTGPSSLSSDNSSSCSCDSCCPSSPCSSSLSAPVTYETDTSHATTPGEATPLTFDVTLETISAAATCLEVNETRFVSERMVGAVAVDIVDEDANGAQEPDSTDSSVPNQAVTVAVVTRAASPQPLPSPGTEVALSVLTTSPMKQQLDLAPCTPLVSPITLPSPSVVDTTLPSIQITSIEGPAEGPETTPAPKITSMSGPPTPTACTSDSPTETQTLDLTRTFDTTTLSSSPTSILSPDDRRTLTLITSSAGLPTSDPNPSLVPIPGPSNITQVPSPVPSNFTQVPSQVPSNFTQVPSPVSSNFTQVPSPVPSNITQVPSPVPSNITQVPSPVPSNFTQVPSPVPSNFTQVPSPVPSNFTQGPDPILTNLTQAPAPVPSSLIQVPKQLPSNITQVPDPVLSNIYQVTDPILTPFTQTLDLVPTNLTLVPNLRPKIVLDCETNTIVTPAHSNLILATDAPTLAHCLVPPSPTSSLPQHPGSVAVLVSCLDPAAVPADSGPSLVLSQSSESVGSRSGPLSTPAPVLTFPTQASSSSPSSCPAITIDSESSYTSPVALTPSLPSPSSLPTFPALSSATSLPAPALLLDPLSALHQSNKGGSSSGHASSLSPSPRATQSPPKQTLFSPCVDIFEPGPPCWEEGEEDQEKEEDNDDDEDEDMGADESQYRHRRLTGDSGIEVCRCRVEEEEDEEEEEEEEERERKEDGRRGGGGGGGGGGERDTKGGGNTDLHDSVDCPARGQVTTGEGLILCNSTPTPTPTSTSEDSCKIVIVMETV from the exons ATGGAGTACCACTCCGGTGGCAGCCTGCCCCTGCTGGGGAGACCGCGGTACTGCCCCGGCGCCAACGCTAACGGAGGCTACCTGTGTGAGACGGGACACTGCTGCGGAGAGACCGGCTGCTGCACCTACTACTACGAACTCTGGT GGTTCTGGTTGCTGTGGACCGTCCTGATCCTGTTCAGCTGCTGCTGTGCGTACCGACACCGACGGGCCAAGCAGAGagtccagcagcagcagagacagagagagatcagCCTGCTGGCCTACCACGGAGCCAACTCATACCCCTCCTCCATGCTGGACCTCA GTTTCCTGGCGTCTCTGAAGCTGCCGTCCTATGAGGAGGTGGCAGCCCAAccctccacccctcctcctccctacAGCTCTGTGTTCACCTCCCCACGTTACCCGCAGCCCCCCCGCGCCGCTGACCCCCACCTGCTCACGCAGCACGACCCGCTGCTGCACCGGCCAATCAGCACGGGCCCCTCCTCGCTCAGCTCCGACAACAG CTCCAGTTGTTCCTGTGACTCCTGCTGCCCCTCCTCTCCGTGTAGCTCCTCCCTTTCGGCACCCGTCACGTATGAGACCGACACGAGCCACGCCACCACGCCTGGCGAGGCCACGCCCCTCACTTTCGATGTCACTTTGGAAACCATCTCCGCCGCTGCAACCTGTTTGGAGGTAAATGAAACACGATTTGTTTCTGAGAGGATGGTTGGCGCAGTGGCCGTTGACATCGTTGATGAAGACGCTAATGGAGCACAGGAACCCGATTCCACTGATTCATCGGTTCCCAACCAGGCTGTTACCGTGGCGGTTGTTACCAGGGCGGCCTCCCCTCAGCCTCTGCCCTCTCCCGGGACAGAGGTGGCTCTTTCTGTTCTAACTACATCTCCCATGAAGCAACAGCTCGACCTAGCACCGTGTACCCCACTTGTCAGCCCAATTACACTCCCTAGTCCAAGTGTTGTTGACACAACACTCCCCTCCATCCAGATAACAAGCATTGAGGGTCCAGCTGAGGGCCCCGAAACTACCCCTGCCCCAAAAATCACCTCAATGTCAGGCCCTCCTACCCCAACAGCTTGCACTTCTGACAGCCCTACAGAAACCCAAACCCTCGATCTAACAAGAACTTTTGATACCACTACCCTTTCTAGTAGCCCAACCTCAATACTGTCCCCAGACGATAGAAGAACTTTGACCCTGATAACAAGCTCTGCTGGTCTCCCAACCTCAGACCCAAATCCTAGCCTTGTGCCGATCCCGGGACCTTCAAACATTACCCAAGTTCCTTCCCCAGTACCTTCAAACTTTAcccaagttccttcccaagtaCCTTCAAACTTTACCCAGGTTCCTTCCCCAGTATCATCAAACTTTACCCAAGTTCCTTCCCCAGTACCTTCAAACATTACCCAGGTTCCTTCCCCTGTACCTTCAAACATTACCCAGGTTCCTTCCCCTGTACCTTCAAACTTTACCCAAGTTCCTTCCCCAGTACCTTCAAACTTTACCCAAGTTCCTTCCCCAGTACCTTCAAACTTTACCCAAGGTCCAGATCCAATACTTACAAACCTTACCCAAGCTCCTGCTCCAGTACCTTCAAGTCTTATCCAAGTACCAAAACAACTACCTTCAAACATTACCCAAGTTCCAGACCCAGTTCTTTCAAACATTTACCAAGTTACAGACCCAATTCTAACTCCCTTTACCCAAACTCTAGACCTAGTACCTACAAACCTTACCCTCGTGCCAAACCTACGACCTAAAATAGTCCTAGACTGTGAAACTAATACCATTGTAACACCTGCACATTCAAACCTTATCCTTGCTACAGATGCACCTACGTTAGCCCATTGCCTGGTCCCTCCCAGCCCAACATCAAGCTTGCCCCAACACCCAGGGTCTGTTGCCGTTCTGGTATCTTGTCTCGATCCAGCTGCAGTACCAGCTGATTCAGGTCCTTCTCTGGTCCTGTCTCAATCGTCAGAGTCAGTGGGCTCTAGATCAGGTCCACTGTCTACTCCTGCCCCAGTGCTCACTTTCCCAACACAGGCatcctcttcttctccttcctcctgcCCAGCCATAACCATAGACTCTGAATCTTCTTACACTTCCCCTGTGGCCTTGACCCCATCccttccttctccttcttccCTCCCCACCTTTCCAGCCCTGTCTTCTGCTACTTCCCTCCCGGCCCCAGCTTTACTCCTTGACCCCCTCAGTGCTCTGCACCAGTCCAACAAAGGTGGATCCTCCTCCGGCCATgcttcctccctctccccctcgcCTCGTGCTACTCAGTCCCCTCCGAAACAAACTCTCTTTTCCCCCTGCGTGGACATCTTTGAACCGGGACCTCCGTGctgggaggaaggagaggaggaccaggagaaggaggaggacaatgatgatgatgaagatgaggaCATGGGAGCAGATGAGAGCCAGTATAGACACCGGCGGCTTACCGGTGACTCTGGCATCGAGGTGTGCAGGTGtcgggtggaggaggaggaggatgaggaggaggaagaggaagaggaggagagggaaaggaaggaggatggccggagaggaggaggaggaggaggaggaggaggaggggagagggataCAAAAGGAGGTGGAAACACTGATCTCCATGACAGCGTGGACTGCCCTGCCAGAGGTCAGGTGACCACAGGGGAAGGACTTATACTGTGTAACTCCACGCCAACGCCAACGCCAACGTCAACGTCCGAGGACAGTTGCAAAATCGTCATTGTCATGGAGACCGTGTGA